DNA sequence from the Candidatus Goldiibacteriota bacterium genome:
GAAGTATGGGGGGTATTAAAAGGTTTGAAAAAAGCGGGCATAAAGGCAGGTATAATTTCAAATGCACCGCGTGATTTAAAAAAGGTTTTTGACAGGCTGGGGCTTACAAAACAGTTTGACTGGATAGTGGTGTCCGAAGACGCCGGCGTTGAAAAACCCGATAAGAAAATCTATGACCTTGCCATAAAAAGATGCGGTTTTGACAGAAAAAATGTGATATATATAGGCGATAATTACCTGGCGGATATAATGGGCTCTGTTGCCGCGGGTATAAAGCCTGTATGGCTGCTGCGTGATACAAAAGACGCGCAGTTTACTTTTAAAACAGGAAAAGCGCCCGATGGCGTCGCGGTTATAAAGTCGCTGCGCGAAGTTCCCGGGGTCATCAGGCAATACGGAGGGTTAAAGTGATAACGGCGGTTGTGGCGGTACGTTCGCTGGAAGAGGAAGAAAAAGTAGTTAATAATTTAAAAGCTTACCCTTTTGAAGAGATAATTCTTGCGCAGGGGCAGAATCCGTCGCTTCAGAGAAACATGGCGGTAAATGAGGCGCAGGGGGATATAATATATTTTTTTGATGATGACTCTGTATTAATACCGGGCGGGGTGGAATCCGTTCTGGACGTTTTTCAAAGCGATGCTTCTGCCGCTGTATGCGGGGGGCCCGCGCTGACTCCTGATACCGACAGCAGGATACAAAAATCATTCGGCGCGGTGCTGTCAAGCTCCTGGGCTTCCGCTAAAAGCAGCGCAAGGTATAAAAAAGCGGGCGTTAAAAGATACACGGGCGAACATGAAATGATACTGTGCAATATGGCGGTTAAAAAAGACGTTTTTAACAATATGAACGGCTTCAGGGAAGACCTGTATCCCAATGAAGAAAATGAATTCCTGTCGCGTGTCAGTTCTTCCGGGGCTAAGATAGTATACGAACCCAAAGCCGCGGTGCAGCGCAGCGCAAGGCAGGATTACACGGCGTTTGTTAAGCAGTGTTTTAATTACGGAAGGGGCAGGGGGGAACAGGCCGTTATCTCTTTTGATAATTCCGCGATAATGAATTTTGTCCCTGCTTTATTTGTTCTTTATCTGCTTTTTACGGCGGTTACCGGAGGCGGCCTTTTTATATCCATTCCTTTCTTTTTATATCTGGCGCTGACGTTAGCTTTTTCTTATGAAGCCGCTGTAAAGCATAATGATGTTCCGTTTATACCTTTTATATTTTTATGTTTTTTTACGCTGCATGTGTGTTATGGCGCGGGTACTATTTTTGGCCTTGCAAGGGCCATAACGGGCAATAAACCGGAGATTGCGGGCGAAGTTAAACTTAAAACGATAAGGAAAGCATAATTGAAAGTTCTTGTATTATCCTCTCAGGCGTCAAACACGGGTTCCGCTTTAAGGGCTTTTTATATTTATAAATACCTTAAAAAACACGCTGACGTGGACTATATAGCGCCGCCGTTCAAAAGCATGCCTTTAATGTTTGATTTTCTTCTGACTCTTTTTTACTATTTCTTTATGACGCTTAACAGAAAATACGGCGCGGTCATAATCGTCAAACCTTATCCTAACACCGTGCTGCCCGCGCTTATTTTAAAAGCGGGGGGTGCAAAGCTTATAATAGACATAGATGACATGGATTACGGCTACCGCGGCGGCTTTTTGTCGGGGCTGATAAAAAAAATTCAGCATGCAATGACAGAAAAAGCGGACTTTCTTACCAGCCATAACGAAACGCTCATTAAGCTTATTGAAAAACAGCACCCGCGGTTTAAGGGAAATATTTACATGCTTAAACAGGGTGTGGATTTATCGTTATATAAAAAAACGCAGGCTGCGTCTGTGCAGTCGCGAAAAATTAAAAGCGTTTATAAAGGCAGAAAAATTCTTTTTTACACGGCGCACCTTAACATTGCTTCATACCTTGATGATATTTTCAAAGCGGTAAAGGGGTTAAAACAGGATTATGTATTAATAGTGGGGGGCGGCGGCCCTATGCTTAATTACTATAAGAAAAGCGCCGCGAAAATGGGGTTATCAGATAAAGTGGTTTTTACCGGCCAGCTTACCCAGCAGGAAATTGTGCCGTATATAATGGCGTCAGATTTGTGCCTTGTGTATTATAGAAATCAGCCTGTAAACCTTCACAGGGCATCAATGAAATTAAGGGAATACCTTGCGCTTGGCGCGGAAGTTGCCGCGAACGCGGTGGGTGAGATTAAGGATTTCAAGGGTTATGTGCACCTAAGCGGGGTTTCGGTTTTGGCCTATTCAAAAACAATTTCCGCATGCCTGGCAAAAATAAAGAAGCGCGGTTTAAAGGGAGCAATTCTTATTAAGTCGGAATTTAACTGGGATAAAGAAATCAAATTATATTCAAAA
Encoded proteins:
- a CDS encoding HAD-IA family hydrolase translates to MKVKAVFFDAGETLIHRNPSLATITHRYLLKAGKKVNRAKLNAVLFQAARDMKEIVQKAELNDTEKWHVYMDSVLKKLGIKDNNLKNDVIARLKRGTSFRVYDEVWGVLKGLKKAGIKAGIISNAPRDLKKVFDRLGLTKQFDWIVVSEDAGVEKPDKKIYDLAIKRCGFDRKNVIYIGDNYLADIMGSVAAGIKPVWLLRDTKDAQFTFKTGKAPDGVAVIKSLREVPGVIRQYGGLK
- a CDS encoding glycosyltransferase, yielding MITAVVAVRSLEEEEKVVNNLKAYPFEEIILAQGQNPSLQRNMAVNEAQGDIIYFFDDDSVLIPGGVESVLDVFQSDASAAVCGGPALTPDTDSRIQKSFGAVLSSSWASAKSSARYKKAGVKRYTGEHEMILCNMAVKKDVFNNMNGFREDLYPNEENEFLSRVSSSGAKIVYEPKAAVQRSARQDYTAFVKQCFNYGRGRGEQAVISFDNSAIMNFVPALFVLYLLFTAVTGGGLFISIPFFLYLALTLAFSYEAAVKHNDVPFIPFIFLCFFTLHVCYGAGTIFGLARAITGNKPEIAGEVKLKTIRKA
- a CDS encoding glycosyltransferase, which encodes MKVLVLSSQASNTGSALRAFYIYKYLKKHADVDYIAPPFKSMPLMFDFLLTLFYYFFMTLNRKYGAVIIVKPYPNTVLPALILKAGGAKLIIDIDDMDYGYRGGFLSGLIKKIQHAMTEKADFLTSHNETLIKLIEKQHPRFKGNIYMLKQGVDLSLYKKTQAASVQSRKIKSVYKGRKILFYTAHLNIASYLDDIFKAVKGLKQDYVLIVGGGGPMLNYYKKSAAKMGLSDKVVFTGQLTQQEIVPYIMASDLCLVYYRNQPVNLHRASMKLREYLALGAEVAANAVGEIKDFKGYVHLSGVSVLAYSKTISACLAKIKKRGLKGAILIKSEFNWDKEIKLYSKRLKEMLDGQ